The genomic region CTCACTAGCTTGTACCTTTACGAACAAACTTTCTGGACAAATTCCACGAGAACTAGGTTATCTTCTGAACTTAAAGGACCTACAACTTGGCATCAACACCCTCTCAGGTTCCATTCCACGAAATTTTCATAATTTGACCAAGCTCACTGTGTTAATTCTACAGCTAAACAAACTTTCTGGGTTAATTCCACAAAAAATAGATTACCTTTCGAACTTACAGTACCTGAGTCTTAGTGAAAACATACTCTCGGGTTCCATCCCAAATAGTATAAGAAATTTGACGAAACTTACAACCTTGTCCCTTGGGAACAACCAACTTTCTGGGTTAATTCCACAAGAGTTAGATTACTTTGCGAACTTAGAGTACCTGGATCTTAGTGAAAACATATTCTCGGGTTCCATCCCAAATAGCATAGGAAATTTGACAAAACTCACTATCTTATATCTTTACATGAACCAAATTTCTGGACACATCCCTCGAGAACTAGGTCGCCTTGTGAACTTAGAGGATTTGGATCTTCGCGCTAACACCCTAACCGGTTCCATCCCAAATAGCATAGGAAATTTGGCAAAACTCACTATTTTATATCTTGACATGAACCAAATTTCTGGACACATCCCTCGAGAACTAGGCCGCCTTGTGAGCTTAGAGGATTTGGATCTTAGCGCTAACAccctaacaggttccatcccaaataACATAGGAAATTTGACCAAAATCACAGCCTTGTACCTTCCCAGCAACCAACTTTCTGGATACATCCCTCGAGAACTAGGTTACCTTGAGAACTTAGTGGAGTTGATGCTTtacaacaacacactaacaggttccatcccaagtAGCATAGGAAATTTGACCGAACTCACAAGTTTGTACCTTGATAATAACCAACTATCGGGGCACATCCCTCGAGAACTACATTATTTAGTCAACTTAGACCACTTGGAGCTTAGCTATAACACACTGACAGGTTCCATCTCAAAAAACCTAGGCAATCTCACAAAACTCAATTACTTGTTACTTGACAATAATAAACTTTCCGGCCACATTCcccgagaattaggttatttggtcaacttagagtcCTTGTCTCTTAGAAATAATTCACTAACTGGTCCCATCCCAAATAGCCTTGGCAATCTGACAAAACTGTATAAATTGGACTTTGGCCAGAACCAACTTTCCCGGCAAATTTCATGAGAATAGGTTGGTTGTTGAATTTGGAGTACCTAGAGCTTACCAACAACACACTTAACATAGACTTTCTTGTAGTAGAATTATCTTTATGGAAAATTTGACAAGAAGTAGAAGGTGCACCATCCTCATCGACccctgctgctgctcctctccCGCACGGGGCCAAACCCCTGCGCCAGCTCCGCTGCCGTGGCACAAGCACCTCCTCACGGTGGCCCACTCCAACTGCTCCTCTCTTGCACTCGtcctcctcgcaaaaaaaaaaaaaaaaacccacGCCCTCGCCGCTGGGTCACTCAACATCAGCGCGCTCACCAGCGACTAGGCCACCGTCGCTGCAGCGTCCGCGCTGGtggccctcgccctcgccgccttcTTCGACTGCTGCACGACCCATCTCGCCTGTGCCACCGATGTCGTTGACCTGCTCTCATGCGAGGACGCGCGCCTGGGCTCCCCGCAGCGCCCGTCGCGTCCAAGGACAGGGCCGACGTCGCCACCAACCTCAGGAGTGAGGAGGCTCCTACTAGGGTCCTCCAACTGCGCGGCCACCGGCGTCCCTACAGCGGTCTTGTTCTCCAAGGTGCCCGCCGTGCACGGGGCCTTCCGGGATTCGGCGTGGGCCCTCCACGCCTGGGTGCGCGGCGAGCTCAATGGTCCGGTAGACCGGTACTGAAGCTCGGGAACCAAGGAGGAGACTTTGATACTGATGACACTGGTGCAACCTCAGCACTGCTCCCTGCACTTGTCCTACAGAGACTACAGGGTAAAGTGAAGAAAGCTACGGAGAGCAGTGAATTAGCGAGGAGATTCCCTAACGTTCCCAAGGTACTATGAATTAATGAACCATTGTGCACGGTCTGGTTACGTATGTTGAGTAGATTTCAGAAgcattttgaacaaatagccaGTCAATTTTGTAGGGCCTTTTTGTCGGAATGATTGTGTGTTCAGTGCTCGTATATGTTCTTTGTGATCTTGATGTGGGGCCATAACCCTGATTATTCATTATGCTGCCTGTGACTTAGGCGCAAGAGAAGGGGTGTACCAGATGAAACACTGAAAAAATTGGAAGTCTAGTGAACACCAGAGGACTGGCGCAGCTCATTTCTAGCGCGCCTTCATAAGCCTCCTGTGCAACGCTCGGTTCGAAGAGCTGTCCGTGCAGGATCTCTTTCGGACCTACTATATGAAcattgttagagatatatttgggatacATGTATTTGATAGTCTAGAATTTGTAATCCGTCTTCTACCTTATCTTTAGAAgagtttcttgccctccaagtcttgcactcaatatatactcgccctcgagactcagtaatacatccatcatattccgtaacaataccctcctctctctctctctcttctaacatggtatcagcctaatcgaTCATAAAGCCTAGCCGCCatcgcttccgcacccgcgcgccgcccccggggcgctcggcctccatgaccgccgccgggggccgtgcCATCCGTAgatagggttcgtccgccggtcctGTTGACCGGCTGCcatagagagtctttttcccgagacCTTGCTTGGAggttttgtttttggttttccgatctatgctTAGATCGGTTTGTGTcacgcgccgccgccgtcgaacccCGTGCGTCTCCACTCCAACACCGACACGACCGGCTGGCCTCTCCTCCGCCCCGGCGGCCACGCGCGCCGAGGCGGCCGTCAGGGCCAGCCTCCGTCCGCGTGGTGCCTcgcccgtcgccctgcgccggccgtcgccgccgTACTCAGACCGGAATACTGCATCGCCCCCACCcgacggcctcgcgccatgcggcggcccaTCATAGCCTACTTTCGCCCGCCGGCCCGCCCTTCGATCTACGTCGTGCCTGTACGGCCACCACGCTGGCCGTCATCGCTGGCCTCATCGCGGACTCCGCCGTCAACCCGCCTCCACCCAGCAGCGTCCCGGCCTCGCGCGTGATCGGCTTGATCACCACTCGCCGCCACGATCCGTCCCATCTATGTTGCCCGACTAACCTGGCTCGTCGGATGCGCGCGCCCCGCAGGTCCGGTGAAGATCGTTCCCGAGTTCAACGTGCCCCTCCATCGATCGAGCAACGGGTTGCCGCTgtgtcgccccgccgccgcagcgctGCCGCCCTGTGGTTCTCCTCACGGTTGCATCGACTCGCGCGTCACCGATGTGTctcccttcgggccgtagtgctgCGATACGcggtcctcgccgccgccccgaggccgcccCCGCGGTTACATTGACCCGCGTTCCGTCGCTGCGCCGCCCCTTTAGGTTGTAGCGCCACGGCCCGCGGTCCCCGCTACCGCCTCGAGGTCTTCCCGCAGTCGCCctgacctgcccgccgccgctgcgtcgccccttcagtTCGTAGCGCCGCGGCCCACGGTCCACTCTGTCATCCACGCGTGTTGACTTCatgtggtatgcgccgcgccgcctCCTTTGGCGCGGGAACGCCCCTGTCCGCGGGTCTTCGTCATGCTGCCgggttcctcgcctacttcgagcaccaccgccgccgccgctgcccatccACCCTCCTCGTCTTCATCCAAGCACTAGCccatcgccagcgtcgccgtcatctaccccgaccacttcgtctactctgaCCACCCTTGGTGATATCGGCCCCGCGCTGATGGACGCCGCaatcatcgtcgatttcttccccgctGGCCTCtctgacttctccgacatggcgcaCAGCTCGTGCAGGTTCcaatctacgcatgcccggtgctggcagcACCTGTGCTTGCCTTCGTCcatgacgtgtccccgggcctggcaagcttGGTGCAGCGTTTCTCTAGACACCATCAACACATCCAGGTAATGAATTGTGGTTCCTCCTCACCTCTCCATAGCTCACATCCTGGTAATGACACTTCTTTTTATTGTGCAGGCAGTACACAGGCTGTGACTTGCTAATGGCACAGCATTCTCATATGCTGCTTATTGGTTGATGACCATTCATCAACATGGTTTTAGTCCACTTTGCTCTCGTGTCGATTTGGTGACTTCCCCGCCGTcgtacttttatgttgtgtcaccactaGGATTTATTTATTTGTAACGAATCAAAATTAATGACCTGTTAAGTGGAGCGAACGATTTTCTTTGCAAGAAATATGGTGACTTGCTGTTGTAATAAATAAGTTTACTCTGTTTGTTGTTGGACATGTATTTGGTTATTTCGATCCTAGTCAACTTAATTGGCTTCTACTGAGTATTATTTCTCACAAATTTATAGTACTTGTTTGGGATATATTCTGGAATCTTAATTTACTTGATGTGAACTGCTTCCTGTGCTCTGTTCTCTAAAGCGAGGTTAAGTGCTTCACGCTGATGGTCTAGATATGTAGCTGAGCTGTGAGGCTTACCTACAAGAGGAGATCCCTTGACGATGATGCCGTTAATTCTGTCTATCTCTTGGGCGCAGGGCATGCATTGCAAACTCGATGCTCCAGTGACTTGATCTTCATGGACCTCGGACTCGACTCTGGTCATCGACGAGCTTTGTGAAGGCAGAAAGGCGGTGGAGAAGATGCACAATTCAGACTGCAATTGCGCTTGCCTATAGCTCTGCTTCCTCTGCTTTGGCTCTGTTCTCTGGACTCTGAACATTTGGCTGTAGTTTGTGGTTTGAGGCATCAGGTCGACTCTACTTGGGGCCTGACACACAATCTTCCTCCTTCCAACTACTAATGGCGGACGGAGATGCTGCCTGCCACCTCATGCTAATGTCGGCTGCTACCTATCTATCCTCTCTTTATTTCAACTCGTAGCCTACTCTGGGAAGAAAAACACCATTCGTAGAAAGTTTTAGATGTTGACAATCATAGGAAGAGTAGACCAATGTTATGTTGTGGAGAACAAAGgtccgctgcattttttttggaaatggaggtatacccccggcctctgcatcatgatgatgcatgcaaCTTTTTTATTAAAAATCCAGAAAGTATCATCATAAAGGTCTTATAGCTCGCAAACGGAGCAAAGTCAAAGCACAAAGATCTGAAAAAATAAAGGGCCTAAAAGAAAACAACTGATACGGTGATAATAAGGACAGCTCTCTAGCCCTctatcctgttatgcgaccgccatccgaaccggttgaatataaccccagataccatctcccattggttgcacccagtaaccaaaggctccctggagtccataggagtgagtaaggaccacatacggatccaaaCTGCATTTGAGGCACTTATGAGTTTTACAGATGGTGGGTTACTTTGGTCTACAAAGGAGGGACTCTTTCTGAGTACTAAGTATAACTCGAAGGTGCACCTCTGTATGCCGCCTATGATCCAAAGCAAAGTCAACATCACTAACAGTGTCGAGGAAATAGGGTCTAGCAAAGAGGGTTTGGTTCCAACTTGGCTCTTCTTACCATACAACATATTATCCTTAACAAGGATATCGCTACATGATCCTCCTTGGTGTGGGACCACCGACGGCTTTATCCCTTTGGGTGTTCATCTCCAGATTGGTGAAGGAAGCCACCATTTAGAGAGCATCAATGTGAATTATTTTTCATAGCGAGTAAAGTTAAATCATTACATATGCATGCCAATATCTCGATAAGAACTATCGTTCCAGGGCAATCAAGTTACTGGGAAGTTCTAGAACGGTGTCACGTTGAGCGGTGCCCGAAGCTAGACATTCTCTTCCATAGTTGGGTTAGAAGTAAGAGTTTTTGTAGAATAAGGATATTTTCTGTATCTGATCCTATTCCATCTGGGAGAAGACACTTCATATCATTATGGAAACTTTTGTAACCTACATCACGTATACTTGCGCAGTTATATATCCTCAGCTGGTGTTtgcccacacacacacgcacacacacacacacacgcacacacgcacgcacgcacgcgcacgcgcacacacacacacacacacacacacacttttttttgCCGAGGACACACaaatgcatattttcacaatcacaccgttggatcatcttattatattaGAGTGAGGCTCCCCTATTTATTTCATATTGTTTTAATAACTTTTAAACCGTTA from Triticum aestivum cultivar Chinese Spring chromosome 4A, IWGSC CS RefSeq v2.1, whole genome shotgun sequence harbors:
- the LOC123088614 gene encoding uncharacterized protein, translated to MRGRAPGLPAAPVASKDRADVATNLRSEEAPTRVLQLRGHRRPYSGLVLQGARRARGLPGFGVGPPRLGARRAQWSGRPVLKLGNQGGDFDTDDTGATSALLPALVLQRLQGKVKKATESSELARRFPNVPKAQEKGCTR